The proteins below come from a single Xiphophorus couchianus chromosome 20, X_couchianus-1.0, whole genome shotgun sequence genomic window:
- the slc2a1b gene encoding solute carrier family 2, facilitated glucose transporter member 1 has translation MDSGKQLTFPLLMSIGTAVIGSLQFGYNSGVINAPQKIIENFINETYKDRYGEDITSSFLTGIWAISVSIFSIGGIFGSFSVGFFVNRLGRRNSMLIANILAFIAAALMGFSKLARSWEMLIIGRFVVGLYSGLCTGFVPMYIGEVSPTALRGALGTLHQLGIVVGILIAQIFGLEMIMGNAEFWPLLLGFLFIPAVIQCVLLPLCPESPRFLLINKNEENKAKTVLKKLRGATDVSSDMQEMKEESRQMMREKKVTILELFRSPLYRQPIIIAIVLQLSQQLSGINAVFYFSTRIFEKAKVPQPVYATIGAGVVNTAFTVVSLFVVERAGRRTLHLLGLMGMAASAVLMTIALALLDKLFWMSYLSIVAIFAFVAFFEMGPGPIPWFIVAELFSQGPRPSAMAVAGFCNWTANFIVAQSFQYVEELCGPYVFIIFTILLLFFFIFTYFKVPETRGRTFDDISAGFRQTAGAGAEKHSPEELNSLGADSQL, from the exons caACTAACGTTCCCCTTGTTGATGAGCATTGGCACTGCGGTGATTGGCTCCCTGCAGTTTGGATACAACTCAGGTGTCATCAATGCTCCACAGAAG ATCATTGAGAATTTCATCAATGAGACGTATAAAGATCGTTACGGGGAGGACATTACCAGCAGCTTCCTCACAGGAATCTGGGCCATTTCTGTGTCCATCTTCTCTATTGGAGGCATTTTTGGTTCCTTCTCTGTTGGATTCTTTGTCAACCGTTTGGGAAG GAGGAACTCCATGCTCATAGCCAACATTTTAGCCTTCATCGCAGCTGCTCTGATGGGATTTTCAAAGTTGGCCAGGTCTTGGGAAATGCTCATCATTGGTCGCTTTGTAGTGGGTCTCTACTCCGGCCTCTGCACTGGTTTTGTGCCCATGTATATCGGCGAAGTCTCCCCGACGGCCCTGCGAGGCGCATTGGGCACGCTGCACCAGCTGGGAATCGTCGTAGGCATCCTCATTGCACAG ATATTTGGGTTGGAGATGATCATGGGTAACGCTGAGTTTTggcctctgctgctgggctTCCTCTTCATCCCGGCGGTGATACAGTGCGTCCTGCTTCCGCTGTGCCCAGAGAGCCCCCGTTTTCTGCTCATCAACAAGAATGAAGAGAATAAAGCCAAAACAG TCCTGAAGAAGCTAAGAGGGGCAACAGATGTGAGTTCTGACATGCAGGAGATGAAGGAGGAAAGCCGGCAGATGATGAGGGAGAAAAAAGTGACCATCTTGGAGCTTTTCCGCTCTCCGCTCTATCGCCAGCCCATCATTATCGCCATCGTCCTGCAGCTGTCCCAGCAGCTCTCTGGAATCAATGCT GTCTTCTATTTCTCCACACGCATCTTTGAGAAAGCCAAAGTTCCACAGCCTGTATATGCCACCATCGGAGCTGGTGTTGTTAACACTGCTTTCACTGTAGTTTCT CTGTTCGTTGTGGAGCGTGCAGGACGCAGAACTTTGCACCTCCTGGGACTGATGGGCATGGCTGCGTCTGCCGTCCTGATGACCATAGCCTTGGCTCTGCTG gatAAACTCTTTTGGATGTCCTATTTGAGCATTGTGGCCATTTTCGCCTTTGTGGCGTTCTTTGAGATGGGCCCAGGTCCCATCCCCTGGTTCATCGTGGCGGAGTTGTTCTCTCAGGGACCCAGGCCGTCGGCCATGGCTGTAGCTGGTTTCTGCAACTGGACAGCCAACTTTATAGTGGCACAGAGCTTCCAGTATGTAGAG GAACTCTGCGGCCCCTACGTGTTTATCATCTTTACTAtcctgctgctcttcttcttcatcttcacGTACTTCAAAGTGCCAGAGACCCGGGGCCGGACGTTTGACGACATTTCCGCCGGCTTCCGCCAGACGGCCGGCGCTGGAGCAGAGAAACACTCGCCGGAGGAGCTGAACAGCCTGGGAGCGGACTCTCAGCTCTGA